A single region of the Manihot esculenta cultivar AM560-2 chromosome 12, M.esculenta_v8, whole genome shotgun sequence genome encodes:
- the LOC110628849 gene encoding cytochrome P450 78A5 yields MKSSSKLVHLSLLVFFLATSHQTPWIITLLFFSLLSSFAFSLSCWLVPGGFAWRNHHCRELGGPTGWPIFGILPQMGSLAHRKLAAMAWSLGATRLMAFSLGSTRVVISSHPNTAKEILSGSSFSDRPIKESARLLMFERAIGFAPSGNYWRQLRRIAANYMFSPRRISTLEPLRQRLADEMIVEVGNEMEGRGIVALRGILQQGSLSNVLKSVFGISHGCSERKELLSTMVKEGYELITKFNLEDYFPVKIMDFYGVKRRCCKLSAKVKSVAGEIVRERKATGEFSGGSDFLSALLSLPEQEQLSESDMVPVLWEMIFRGTDTVAILLEWIMARLVMHQEIQAKAHQELDTIIGFNRQVQDSDIPNLPYLQAIVKEVFRMHPPGPLLSWARLAVHDVHIDKIFIPAGTTAMVNMWAITHDPSIWKDPWEFNPDRFLEEDVPIMGSDLRLAPFGSGRRVCPGKALGLATVHLWLGRLLHRYKWVPAQPVDLSECLKLSLEMKTPLVCRAVDRLARL; encoded by the exons ATGAAGTCTTCTTCCAAGCTTGTGCATCTCTCTTTACTAGTCTTTTTTTTAGCAACCTCACATCAAACTCCATGGATTATCACTCTCCTTTTTTTCTCATTGTTATCTTCCTTTGCTTTTTCTTTGAGCTGCTGGTTAGTTCCTGGTGGCTTTGCATGGAGAAACCACCATTGTCGAGAACTTGGTGGTCCGACTGGGTGGCCTATATTTGGCATCCTACCCCAAATGGGTTCACTGGCTCATCGCAAATTGGCTGCTATGGCTTGGTCGTTGGGTGCAACAAGGCTTATGGCGTTCAGTTTAGGCTCAACCCGTGTGGTCATTAGTAGCCATCCAAACACAGCCAAGGAAATCCTTTCTGGGTCTTCTTTCTCTGACCGTCCTATAAAAGAATCAGCTCGTTTATTGATGTTTGAACGTGCCATTGGTTTTGCTCCCTCTGGAAACTACTGGAGACAGCTTCGTAGAATTGCAGCAAACTACATGTTTTCTCCTAGGAGAATCTCTACCCTAGAGCCACTAAGGCAGCGTTTGGCTGATGAAATGATAGTGGAAGTGGGAAATGAGATGGAGGGTAGAGGGATTGTTGCCTTGAGAGGGATATTACAGCAGGGTTCTTTAAGCAATGTACTGAAGAGCGTATTTGGGATCAGCCATGGCTGTTCAGAAAGGAAGGAGCTATTAAGCACCATGGTTAAAGAAGGATATGAATTGATTACAAAGTTTAATTTGGAAGATTATTTTCCAGTAAAGATTATGGATTTTTATGGGGTGAAGAGAAGATGCTGTAAATTGTCAGCAAAGGTTAAGAGTGTTGCGGGGGAGATTGTGAGAGAGAGAAAAGCAACCGGGGAGTTTAGCGGTGGAAGTGATTTTCTTAGTGCTTTGCTCTCATTGCCTGAACAGGAGCAGCTAAGTGAATCTGATATGGTGCCTGTTCTGTGG GAAATGATATTCCGGGGAACAGACACAGTTGCCATCCTTCTGGAGTGGATCATGGCAAGATTAGTTATGCACCAAGAGATCCAAGCAAAAGCCCACCAAGAGCTGGACACCATCATCGGATTCAACCGCCAGGTTCAAGATTCCGACATCCCTAATcttccctacctccaagctatcGTCAAAGAAGTTTTTCGGATGCATCCTCCTGGCCCATTGCTCTCCTGGGCTCGGCTCGCCGTCCACGACGTCCACATCGACAAAATCTTCATCCCGGCTGGCACAACAGCAATGGTTAACATGTGGGCCATAACCCACGACCCATCAATCTGGAAGGACCCATGGGAGTTCAATCCAGATCGTTTCTTGGAAGAGGACGTGCCCATAATGGGATCGGATCTAAGGCTTGCACCATTTGGGTCGGGGCGCAGGGTGTGTCCAGGCAAGGCATTGGGCTTAGCCACAGTCCACTTATGGCTCGGACGGCTTCTGCACCGATACAAATGGGTACCGGCGCAGCCTGTGGATTTGTCCGAGTGCTTGAAGCTTTCGCTTGAAATGAAAACGCCATTAGTTTGTCGCGCGGTTGATCGGTTGGCTAGGCTGTGA